A stretch of Acidimicrobiales bacterium DNA encodes these proteins:
- a CDS encoding Rieske 2Fe-2S domain-containing protein — protein sequence MAVAKAELDQSVRDAAASSPLAVSSYRYPTGWYVVAWATEVPEGTVKKLHYFGQDLVCFRGESGKLSVLDAYCQHLGGNLGEGGTVVGDEIKCPWHGWQWNVDGTNALIPYSKEQCKKNVRIRSYPVIDWYGFVVVWFDRDGNAPYWRPPVVPELEGNDYYPPHPHSRMCDRVKVHPQMIVENAADPYHIEHVHHGDRPAFNTSFELHDYYLHATVSVNYGGGRPTTWLTPNGPVDGTVVYDTYGLGIGFVRFPEEVLASVQITGHTPVDEEYTDYYFTMACVREPGDTGDIPNDRAAKWIALQQQTVRQDYFIWENMKYLAKPNFALEEAKDYAALRRWARRFYPADTLPDETPDS from the coding sequence ATGGCTGTGGCGAAAGCGGAGCTGGACCAATCAGTGAGAGACGCCGCCGCCAGTTCACCGCTCGCAGTGTCGTCCTACCGGTACCCGACCGGGTGGTATGTCGTTGCGTGGGCCACCGAGGTGCCCGAGGGCACCGTGAAGAAACTTCACTACTTCGGCCAGGACCTGGTCTGCTTCCGGGGCGAGTCAGGGAAGCTTTCCGTGCTTGACGCCTACTGCCAGCACCTCGGCGGGAACCTTGGCGAAGGCGGAACCGTGGTAGGGGATGAGATCAAGTGCCCTTGGCATGGCTGGCAATGGAACGTCGACGGGACCAACGCATTGATCCCATACAGCAAGGAACAGTGCAAGAAGAACGTAAGGATTCGCTCCTACCCGGTCATCGATTGGTACGGGTTCGTCGTGGTGTGGTTCGACCGCGATGGAAACGCGCCTTACTGGAGGCCTCCTGTGGTCCCCGAGTTGGAGGGAAACGATTATTACCCACCCCATCCTCACTCCCGAATGTGCGATCGGGTCAAGGTACATCCTCAGATGATCGTCGAGAACGCTGCGGATCCCTATCACATCGAGCACGTGCACCACGGCGACCGCCCAGCCTTCAACACATCCTTCGAGTTGCACGACTATTACCTCCACGCCACGGTGTCGGTGAATTACGGCGGCGGCCGGCCGACCACGTGGCTGACCCCGAACGGCCCTGTCGACGGGACCGTCGTATACGACACCTACGGCCTGGGCATCGGCTTCGTGCGTTTCCCTGAGGAGGTGCTGGCGTCGGTTCAGATCACCGGCCACACTCCCGTGGACGAGGAGTACACCGACTATTACTTCACGATGGCGTGTGTACGCGAGCCCGGAGACACCGGCGATATCCCGAACGACCGCGCAGCGAAGTGGATCGCGCTGCAGCAGCAGACGGTAAGGCAGGACTACTTCATCTGGGAGAACATGAAGTACCTGGCTAAGCCCAACTTCGCGCTCGAGGAGGCCAAGGACTACGCAGCCCTGCGCCGATGGGCCCGGCGTTTCTACCCCGCCGACACGCTGCCCGACGAGACTCCAGACTCTTAG